Proteins from a single region of Palaemon carinicauda isolate YSFRI2023 chromosome 1, ASM3689809v2, whole genome shotgun sequence:
- the LOC137614426 gene encoding calponin homology domain-containing protein DDB_G0272472-like, with protein MNQRFSGIFSSLQQGGTNKMSQSTTGHLQVQKKVCGVVFMEPEEEGSLMYRMTSWLRTSKPLNSEGGMEEKVGGGPSEETGPKREEEEESIQRRMEERIISLEREISSRKEVESRFLAEKEELLAENQRLSNVVGALLIDRKIEMDNLTNINDDLELTKENLKKELFNQKVVLGKYQTELTEKEREISSRKEVESRFLAEKEELLAENQRLSNVEIFNQKVVLGKYQTEMTEKDQKIIELTEQLEKARQDNRELKEIVHEKIEVIGEISVERNVLEKSLTEARMNDMNWNERYKCLLDELECLKKEHLNKLCEMEQNHLEFGEKLQKVDCEKVASIHRLESVFEAEIDELNETNEKQMQIIREMATEKERLEISLTEARMENLTNEGNYSCLVKTLKDVKKEVYRLEDELSKALEEIGELKETMTSIAKERDSLQERIGHLSSSKEVAENRIVQITKENIGLKDELLAANEITSLLKEKLEERDKKKDENKPGIRKVKLRRSGLKISTEMDVKMDGQKEDVQMDVKMDGQKEDVQKDIKMDGQKEDVQMDVKMDGQKEDVQRHVKMDGQKEDVQMDVIVNEKGEDNVVKAEDLLANGHKEALENEPDGGISGLGQVLGRLLASKGAVPVNCLQEEQKLQKEKEEKQKEEKIAKKKPARKPIVFDLEPENHKRVSSSPHTGRGTDGFFNSTICGGSGSHIIFQGAKVGVYTTRDYDVEGHVTVDLVVPRQFHRVIYGVDGRTLTEITRQSGVSLIKLPWRNNNNFITISGTIEQVQLAATHIDGLLRKLR; from the exons ATGAATCAGAGATTTTCAGGAATATTCAGCAGCTTACAACAAGGAGGAACAAACAAGATGTCCCAGTctactactggccatcttcaagttCAGAAGAAAGTGTGTGGTGTGGTTTTCATGGAACCAGAagaggaaggatccttaatgtataggatgacctcttggctAAGGACTTCGAAGCCTCtaaactctgagggcgggatggaggagaaggtgggAGGAGGACCATCAGAGGAAACGGGAccgaagagagaggaggaggaggagagtattCAGAGGAGAATGGAGGAACGCATcatttccctggaaagggaaatcagCTCTAGAAAGGAAGTAGAGTCGAGattcttagcagagaaagaagagttgttagcagagaatcaacgtctctctaacgtcgttggagctcttctaatcgataggaaaatcgagatggacaatttgacaaacattaatgacgacctggaactaacaaagGAAAATCTGAAAAAGGAACTCTTCAATCAAAAAGTTGTCCTAGGAAAATATCAAACGGAGCTGACCGAGAAGGAAAGGGAAATCAGCTCTAGAAAGGAAGTAGAGTCGAGattcttagcagagaaagaagagttgttagcagagaatcaacgtctctctaacgtc gaaatcttcaatcaaaaagttgtcctaggaaaatatcaaactgagatGACCGAGAAGGACCAGAAAATCATTGAACTTACAGAGCAATTGGAAAAAGCTCGCCAAGACAACAGAGAACTAAAAGAGATAGTTCATGAGAAGATCGAAGTGATTGGGGAGATTTCAGTGGAGAGAAATGTACTTGAAAAGAGCCTAACTGAGGCAAGGATGAATGATATGAACTGGAATGAAAGGTACAAATGCCTCTTGGATGAATTAGAATGTCTCAAGAaagaacatttaaataaattatgtgagatggaGCAAAACCACCTAGAATTCGGCGAGAAACTACAAAAAGTGGATTGTGAAAAGGTGGCCTCTATTCATCGcctggaatctgtatttgaggcaGAAATAGATGAACTGAATGAGACAAATGAAAAGCAAATGCAGATTATCAGAGAGATGGCAACAGAGAAAGAGAGGTTGGAAATTAGCCTGACTGAGGCCAGGATGGAAAACTTGACAAATGAGGGAAATTACAGTTGCCTCGTAAAGACGTTAAAAGACGTTAAGAAGGAAGTCTATAGGCTGGAAGATGAGTTGTCTAAGGCTCTAGAAGAGATTGGCGAACTAAAGGAGACGATGACTTCCATAGCCAAGGAGAGAGATTCTCTCCAGGAACGCATCGGCCATTTAAGTTCTAGTAAGGAAGTGGCAGAGAACAGGATCGTCCAAATCACCAAAGAAAATATTGGTctgaaggacgagctgcttgcCGCAAATGAAATCACCTCTTTACTCAAGGAGAAACTtgaagagagagataagaaaaaagaCGAAAACAAACCTGGAATAAGGAAAGTGAAACTTAGAAGATCAGGTTTAAAAATCTCGACCgagatggatgttaagatggatggacagaaggaagatgtccaaatggatgttaagatggatggacagaaggaagatgtccaaaaggatATTAAGATGgatggacagaaggaagatgtccaaatggatgttaagatggatggacagaaggaagatgtccaaaggCATGTTAAGATGgatggacagaaggaagatgtccaaatggatgtcatTGTCAATGAAAAAGGGGAAGACAATGTAGTTAAGGCAGAGGACCTGCTTGCCAACGGACATAAGGAGGCGTTGGAGAACGAGCCTGACGGAGGGATATCTGGTTTGGGTCAGGTGTTGGGCAGACTACTAGCCTCAAAAGGAGCTGTCCCTGTCAACTGCCTCCAGGAAGAGCAGaaactccaaaaggaaaaggaggaaaagcaaaaggaagagaagattgcaaagaaaaaacctgctcgcaaacctatcgtctttgacctggaacccgagaatcaTAAAAGGGTTTCTTCCTCACCCCATACAGGAAGAGGTACAGATGGGTTCTTTAACTCGACAATCTGCGGTGGATCTGGCAGCCATATCATCTTCCAAGGTGCAAAGGTTGGAGTTTACACCACAAGGGACTATGACGTCGAGGGGCACGTGACTGTCGACTTGGTCGTCCCAAGGCAGTTCCACAGAGTCATATATGGAGTGGACGGAAGGACGCTGAcggaaatcacccggcagagtggcgTCAGCTTAATAAAGCTCCCATGGCGAAACAACAATAATTTCATCACCATTAGTGGTACCATcgagcaggttcaattagcagctaCTCATATCGATGGGCTTCTGAGGAAACTTCGCTAA